DNA from Gemmatimonadota bacterium:
CGTGATCCATCCGGCGAGGATGCCCATGGCATCAGCGAAGGCGACAACAACGGGGAACATGACGATCCCGGCGAGCACGCGGGGGATGACCAGGTACGCCGCCGGGTCGTAAGCCAGTGTTTCCAGCGCATCGACCTGCTCCGTGACCTTCATGGTGCCGATCTCGGCCGCGATGTTGGCACCCACCCGGCCGGCCAGGGCCAGTCCGGTGAGCACCGGCCCGAGCTCGAGGATCATGGTCTTTCCCACGAGCACGCCGACGAAATAGAGGGGGACGGCGCCGGTGAACGTGTAGGATGCCTGCAGTGCCAGGACGATGCCCGTGAAGGCCGAAATGAAGAGCGCGATGGGCAGGGAATCCACGCCCAGGCGCGCCATCTGCAGGACGAGCAGGCGAGCCCAGGTGGCGGTGTCTCGGAGCGCTCGCCCCACCGCCGCGACGAACTGGCCGAAGCGGCCGAAACCCGCCGTGGCGTCCATTGCCGACCGCCCAACCCACGCCAGCGGAG
Protein-coding regions in this window:
- a CDS encoding ABC transporter permease, translating into MDATAGFGRFGQFVAAVGRALRDTATWARLLVLQMARLGVDSLPIALFISAFTGIVLALQASYTFTGAVPLYFVGVLVGKTMILELGPVLTGLALAGRVGANIAAEIGTMKVTEQVDALETLAYDPAAYLVIPRVLAGIVMFPVVVAFADAMGILAGWITAINLLDLSTPEFVRGLRLFFVPFDVRYSLIKAASFGLAVTTIGCYFGFQTSGGAEGVGRSTTRSVVASSMLILVLDAFWAVVLL